A single genomic interval of Nonomuraea rubra harbors:
- a CDS encoding TetR/AcrR family transcriptional regulator, with the protein MSPDVENAVAQPRTSERGAATRSSLLAAAREVFVSKGFAEAGVTDVVGRADASVGSLYHHFSGKADLYLTLWEEFQARQTQRTKRAVRTARGDGENDPMRVFVGAARAYLEGCLEERELAALFLRGDGPPGFDVVMRDRLRVWAQRNAALFEDEPALVVVVTGALAAAVSEVVRSGDRALAEEVLAIIGRIRPAASATTPSSG; encoded by the coding sequence ATGAGCCCTGATGTGGAGAATGCGGTGGCCCAGCCGCGTACGTCCGAGCGTGGTGCCGCCACGCGCAGCTCGCTGCTCGCCGCCGCCCGAGAGGTGTTCGTCTCGAAGGGCTTCGCCGAGGCGGGCGTGACCGACGTGGTGGGCAGGGCCGACGCCAGCGTGGGCAGCCTCTACCACCACTTCTCCGGCAAGGCCGACCTGTACCTCACGCTGTGGGAGGAGTTCCAGGCCAGGCAGACGCAGCGGACCAAGCGGGCCGTCCGCACGGCCCGCGGCGACGGCGAGAACGACCCCATGCGCGTGTTCGTCGGCGCCGCCCGCGCGTACCTGGAGGGCTGCCTGGAGGAGCGCGAGCTGGCCGCGCTGTTCCTGCGCGGCGACGGGCCGCCCGGGTTCGACGTGGTGATGCGCGACCGGCTGCGCGTGTGGGCCCAGCGCAACGCGGCCCTGTTCGAGGACGAGCCCGCCCTCGTCGTGGTCGTCACCGGGGCGCTGGCGGCGGCCGTGTCCGAGGTGGTGCGCTCCGGCGACCGCGCGCTGGCCGAGGAGGTGCTGGCCATCATCGGCCGGATCCGCCCGGCCGCTTCCGCGACCACGCCCTCCAGCGGGTAA
- a CDS encoding nitroreductase family deazaflavin-dependent oxidoreductase → MPSDFNQQIIDEFRANEGRVGGMFEGSPLVLLTTTGAKSGRSVTTPVMYLADGDRYVVIASNAGADNHPAWYHNLRATPEATAEIGTEEFGVKAEFVEGAERDQLYARMVAQAPGFAEYEAKTTRRIPVVALHRTSA, encoded by the coding sequence ATGCCCAGCGATTTCAACCAGCAGATCATCGACGAGTTCCGGGCCAACGAGGGCCGGGTCGGCGGCATGTTCGAGGGCTCCCCGCTGGTGCTGCTCACCACCACGGGGGCCAAGAGCGGCCGGTCCGTCACCACTCCGGTCATGTACCTGGCGGACGGCGACCGTTACGTCGTGATCGCCTCCAACGCCGGTGCCGACAACCACCCGGCCTGGTACCACAACCTGCGCGCCACGCCCGAGGCCACGGCGGAGATCGGGACGGAGGAGTTCGGGGTGAAGGCGGAGTTCGTCGAGGGTGCGGAGCGCGACCAGCTCTACGCCCGGATGGTGGCTCAGGCGCCGGGCTTCGCCGAGTACGAGGCCAAGACCACCCGCCGCATCCCGGTGGTGGCTCTCCACCGCACGTCCGCCTGA
- the xseA gene encoding exodeoxyribonuclease VII large subunit gives MTSKTTPESPLPIRTVLQMVGGWIGRLGTVWVEGEITDLSARGGTVFLTLRDPVANVSARVTAPRGVYEATVPRPSNGARVVLHVKPDFWVNRGSFAFTALEMRPVGVGEMLVRLERLRQLLAAEGLFNADRKRRLPFLPGTIGLICGRDSAAERDVLENSRRRWPAVRFKVEEVAVQGPYAVAEVTEALRKLDADSSVDVIVVARGGGSLEDLLPFSDETLVRAVAACRTPVVSAIGHEQDSPLLDLVADVRASTPTDAAKKVVPDVGEQLTLVRQLRDCGRRVMSGWLDREMSWLTSVRSRPSLADPVRELERRAEQAEALRDRARRSLSGSLDRAADDLAHLRARLVSLSPAATLERGYAIVQHPSGEVIRLAKDVAPGTLLTIRLTDDRLTVRAEDPDA, from the coding sequence ATGACCTCGAAGACCACGCCTGAGTCCCCCCTGCCGATCCGCACGGTCCTGCAGATGGTGGGCGGCTGGATCGGCAGACTCGGCACGGTCTGGGTCGAGGGAGAGATCACCGACCTGAGCGCGCGTGGCGGCACGGTGTTCCTGACCCTGCGTGACCCGGTCGCCAACGTGTCGGCCAGGGTCACCGCCCCGCGCGGCGTCTACGAGGCGACGGTGCCCCGGCCCTCCAACGGCGCCAGGGTGGTGCTGCACGTCAAGCCCGACTTCTGGGTCAACAGGGGCTCGTTCGCGTTCACCGCGCTGGAGATGCGCCCGGTGGGCGTGGGCGAGATGCTGGTCAGGCTGGAGCGGCTCAGGCAGTTGCTGGCCGCCGAAGGGCTGTTCAACGCCGACAGGAAGCGGCGGCTGCCGTTCCTGCCGGGCACGATCGGGCTGATCTGCGGCCGCGACTCGGCGGCCGAGCGCGACGTGCTGGAGAACTCGCGGCGCCGCTGGCCGGCCGTGCGGTTCAAGGTCGAGGAGGTGGCCGTCCAGGGGCCGTACGCGGTGGCCGAGGTCACGGAGGCGCTGCGCAAGCTGGACGCCGACTCCTCGGTCGACGTGATTGTCGTCGCCCGCGGCGGCGGTTCCCTGGAGGACCTGCTGCCCTTCTCCGACGAGACGCTCGTGCGCGCGGTGGCGGCCTGCCGTACGCCCGTGGTGAGCGCCATCGGGCACGAGCAGGACAGCCCGCTGCTCGACCTGGTGGCCGACGTACGCGCCTCCACCCCCACCGACGCCGCCAAGAAGGTCGTGCCGGACGTCGGCGAGCAGCTCACGCTGGTGCGCCAGCTCCGCGACTGCGGGCGCAGGGTGATGAGCGGCTGGCTCGACCGGGAGATGTCCTGGCTGACGTCCGTACGCTCGCGGCCCTCGCTGGCCGACCCCGTACGCGAGCTGGAGCGCCGGGCCGAGCAGGCGGAGGCGTTGCGCGACAGGGCCAGGCGCTCGTTGTCGGGCTCGCTCGACCGCGCCGCCGACGACCTCGCCCACCTGCGCGCCCGCCTCGTCTCCCTGTCCCCGGCCGCCACGCTGGAACGCGGCTACGCCATCGTGCAGCACCCGTCGGGCGAGGTCATACGCCTGGCCAAGGACGTCGCGCCCGGCACCCTGCTGACCATCCGCCTGACCGACGACCGCCTCACGGTCCGCGCCGAGGACCCGGACGCCTGA
- a CDS encoding TetR/AcrR family transcriptional regulator: MRRGYATGAARRERILATALLEFAEHGYRGASLARIAERAELSQAGLLHHFRNKELLLVAVLDYRDELDVRRFDLEPSGGIGALRALAAVVEHNSRVPGLVQLFSVISGEAVTPGHPGHDWARRRYRRLRAMMAAALRKGVELGEFRAGLDAEAHADRLIAMMDGLQTQWLIDPDRVDMAAVFQGYVDDLIATLRP; encoded by the coding sequence GTGAGACGGGGCTACGCGACCGGTGCGGCGCGCAGGGAGCGCATCCTGGCCACCGCGCTGCTGGAGTTCGCCGAGCACGGCTACCGGGGCGCGTCGCTGGCCCGCATCGCCGAGCGTGCCGAATTGTCACAGGCCGGGCTGCTGCACCACTTCAGGAACAAGGAGCTGCTGCTCGTCGCCGTCCTCGACTACCGCGACGAGCTGGACGTGCGCAGGTTCGACCTGGAGCCGTCCGGCGGGATCGGCGCGCTGCGCGCCCTGGCCGCGGTCGTCGAGCACAACTCCCGGGTGCCGGGCCTGGTCCAGCTCTTCTCCGTGATCAGCGGCGAGGCCGTGACGCCCGGCCACCCCGGGCACGACTGGGCCAGGCGGCGCTACCGGCGGCTGCGCGCGATGATGGCGGCGGCGCTGCGCAAGGGTGTCGAGCTGGGCGAGTTCAGGGCGGGGCTCGACGCCGAGGCGCACGCCGACCGGCTGATCGCCATGATGGACGGCCTGCAGACACAGTGGCTGATCGACCCGGACCGGGTGGACATGGCGGCCGTCTTCCAGGGCTACGTGGACGACCTCATCGCCACGCTGCGCCCCTGA
- a CDS encoding TetR/AcrR family transcriptional regulator has translation MRERRSLPVVGQPQPERADAARNRQKIIEAAARMVTECGTDELSLDEVAREACVGVGTVYRRFGDRTGLLLALIDERERRFQAAFLSGPPPLGPGAPARERIVAFLHALVDRILADEALFLLLEKGGTAKRFTGPYRVHHIHLATLLARACPGADAAYLADALLAPVNAHLIACQREERGMTVEQIKSGLEALAEAVTRATPSA, from the coding sequence GTGCGCGAACGTCGATCGCTGCCCGTCGTCGGGCAGCCCCAGCCGGAGCGGGCCGACGCCGCCCGCAACCGGCAGAAGATCATCGAGGCGGCGGCGCGGATGGTCACCGAGTGCGGCACCGACGAGCTCTCGCTCGACGAGGTCGCCCGCGAGGCGTGCGTCGGCGTGGGCACCGTCTACCGGCGGTTCGGCGACCGTACCGGGCTGCTGCTGGCGCTGATCGACGAGCGGGAGCGGCGGTTCCAGGCGGCGTTCCTGTCGGGGCCGCCGCCGCTCGGTCCGGGCGCGCCCGCCCGCGAGCGGATCGTGGCGTTCCTGCACGCGCTGGTCGATCGCATCCTGGCGGACGAGGCGCTGTTCCTGCTGCTGGAGAAGGGCGGCACGGCCAAGCGCTTCACCGGGCCGTACCGGGTGCACCACATCCACCTCGCCACGCTGCTCGCGCGGGCGTGCCCGGGCGCGGACGCCGCGTACCTGGCCGACGCGCTGCTCGCGCCGGTCAACGCGCACCTGATCGCCTGCCAGCGGGAGGAGCGCGGCATGACGGTCGAGCAGATCAAGTCCGGCCTGGAAGCCCTGGCCGAGGCCGTCACCCGCGCCACACCGTCAGCTTGA
- a CDS encoding DUF4245 domain-containing protein, translating to MRRFTQGLYGYAVALFVCLAGAGIFLLVTPQSREEHIPRLDYSITVANFGHTVPFGVWAPSQDPAGWVPNSNRIAKGESGAQVLYLGYATAKRQHAMFAQSNEQPAAGFANRMSNTDKTQGTQQIGGVAWEQRFREDKNQRSLVRVLPDVTLVITGTADWTELGELAARLQQRPKG from the coding sequence GTGCGACGGTTCACCCAAGGTCTGTACGGCTACGCGGTAGCCCTCTTCGTCTGCCTCGCGGGCGCCGGGATCTTCCTCCTGGTCACCCCGCAGAGCCGGGAGGAGCACATCCCGCGGCTTGATTACTCCATCACCGTCGCCAACTTCGGCCACACCGTGCCCTTCGGCGTCTGGGCCCCGAGCCAGGACCCGGCAGGCTGGGTGCCCAACAGCAACAGGATCGCCAAGGGCGAGAGCGGCGCGCAGGTCCTCTACCTCGGCTACGCCACCGCCAAGCGCCAGCACGCGATGTTCGCGCAGAGCAACGAGCAGCCCGCGGCCGGCTTCGCCAACCGCATGTCCAACACCGACAAGACGCAAGGCACGCAGCAGATCGGCGGCGTGGCGTGGGAGCAGCGCTTCCGTGAGGACAAGAACCAGCGCTCGCTGGTGCGCGTGCTGCCCGACGTGACGCTCGTCATCACCGGCACGGCCGACTGGACGGAGCTGGGCGAGCTGGCGGCGCGGCTCCAGCAGCGGCCCAAAGGCTGA
- the glpX gene encoding class II fructose-bisphosphatase: MSDQTSVPPALATSEHAPDRNLALELVRVTEAAAMAAARWVGRGDKNGADGAAVNAMRQLISTVSMNGVVVIGEGEKDHAPMLYNGEQVGDGSGPDCDVAVDPIDGTRLTALGMPDAVSVIAVSERGSMYDPSAVFYMEKLVTGPEAADVVDIEAPVAANINAVARAKHCSASDVTVVVLDRPRHERLVKEIRETGARIKFITDGDVAGAIMAARAGTGIDLMLGIGGTPEGIVAACALKCLGGVIQGRLWPRDDAERAKAVEAGHDLGQVLTTNDLVRSDDVFFAATGITHGELMQGVRFRAGSAVTQSLVMRGRSGTIRKIDSEHQLWKLRAYSAINFDTAG, translated from the coding sequence ATGTCCGACCAGACTTCCGTGCCACCGGCGCTCGCCACCAGCGAGCACGCTCCCGATCGAAACCTGGCGCTGGAGCTCGTCCGCGTCACGGAGGCCGCCGCGATGGCCGCCGCCCGCTGGGTCGGCAGGGGTGACAAGAACGGCGCGGACGGCGCGGCCGTGAACGCCATGCGCCAGCTCATCAGCACCGTGTCGATGAACGGCGTGGTCGTGATCGGCGAGGGCGAGAAGGACCACGCCCCCATGTTGTACAACGGCGAGCAGGTCGGCGACGGCAGCGGCCCCGACTGCGACGTGGCGGTGGACCCCATCGACGGCACGCGGCTGACGGCGCTGGGCATGCCCGACGCGGTGTCGGTGATCGCGGTCAGCGAGCGCGGCTCGATGTACGACCCGTCGGCCGTGTTCTACATGGAGAAGCTGGTCACCGGCCCGGAGGCGGCCGACGTGGTGGACATCGAGGCCCCCGTGGCCGCGAACATCAACGCCGTGGCCAGGGCCAAGCACTGCTCGGCGTCCGACGTGACCGTGGTCGTGCTCGACCGGCCCAGGCACGAGCGGCTGGTCAAGGAGATCAGGGAGACGGGCGCGCGGATCAAGTTCATCACCGACGGCGACGTGGCGGGCGCGATCATGGCGGCCCGCGCGGGCACCGGCATCGACCTGATGCTGGGCATCGGCGGCACGCCCGAGGGCATCGTGGCGGCGTGCGCGCTCAAGTGCCTGGGCGGGGTGATCCAGGGCAGGCTGTGGCCGCGCGACGACGCGGAGCGGGCCAAGGCCGTCGAGGCCGGGCACGACCTCGGTCAGGTGCTCACGACGAACGACCTGGTCAGGTCCGACGACGTGTTCTTCGCCGCGACCGGGATCACGCACGGCGAGCTCATGCAGGGCGTACGGTTCCGCGCCGGCTCCGCGGTGACGCAGTCGCTGGTGATGCGCGGCAGGTCCGGCACCATCCGCAAGATCGACAGCGAGCACCAGCTGTGGAAGCTGCGCGCGTACAGCGCGATCAACTTCGACACGGCGGGGTAG
- a CDS encoding DUF1707 SHOCT-like domain-containing protein produces MNERAGSWLPKLQEVGERLAEEWVSARRPPASDDVPQPHELRASDADRERIAQVLQDAHADGRLTLDELEERLGVLYSARTLGELAALTTDLLPPDQQPLNLDGRPVSAIFKQEQRGGRWVVPAELGVTAMFGTTKLDFRDAILQNRRIIINATLVFGGLEIHVPEGLEVIRVAKDKTVRLTKQPTEPGAPVVEVRTTNFAGEVKVKEPPRRKRRR; encoded by the coding sequence GTGAACGAACGCGCGGGATCGTGGTTGCCCAAGCTGCAGGAAGTCGGCGAGCGGCTGGCCGAGGAATGGGTGTCCGCTCGCCGTCCCCCGGCCTCCGACGACGTGCCGCAGCCGCACGAGCTGCGCGCGTCCGACGCCGACCGCGAACGCATCGCCCAGGTGCTCCAGGACGCCCACGCCGACGGCCGGCTCACCCTGGACGAGCTGGAGGAACGGCTCGGCGTGCTCTACTCCGCGCGCACGCTCGGCGAGCTGGCCGCGCTCACGACCGACCTGCTGCCCCCCGACCAGCAGCCGCTCAACCTCGACGGCCGGCCGGTCTCGGCCATCTTCAAGCAGGAGCAGCGGGGCGGGCGCTGGGTGGTGCCGGCGGAGCTGGGCGTGACGGCCATGTTCGGCACGACGAAGCTCGACTTCCGCGACGCGATCCTGCAGAACCGGCGGATCATCATCAACGCCACCCTCGTCTTCGGCGGGCTGGAGATCCACGTGCCGGAAGGGCTCGAGGTGATCAGGGTCGCCAAGGACAAGACGGTCCGCCTGACCAAGCAGCCCACCGAGCCGGGAGCGCCGGTGGTCGAGGTGCGCACGACGAACTTCGCGGGCGAGGTCAAGGTCAAGGAACCGCCCCGCCGCAAGCGCCGCCGCTGA
- a CDS encoding exodeoxyribonuclease VII small subunit, whose product MAEESGEKNPSYEQAREELTEVVRRLETGGLTLEQSIELWERGEKLAAVCEEWLQGARVKLAAAMARRSDPASGHSNDAPF is encoded by the coding sequence GTGGCAGAGGAATCAGGCGAGAAGAACCCCTCCTACGAGCAGGCTCGCGAGGAGCTGACCGAGGTGGTGCGCCGGCTGGAGACCGGGGGGCTCACCCTGGAGCAGTCGATCGAGCTCTGGGAGCGGGGGGAGAAGCTGGCGGCCGTGTGCGAGGAGTGGCTCCAGGGCGCTCGCGTCAAGCTCGCCGCCGCCATGGCCCGCCGCTCCGACCCTGCCTCCGGCCACTCCAACGACGCGCCCTTCTAG
- a CDS encoding DUF998 domain-containing protein, which produces MHQPARWGLGAAGTGSMVILGLDLTNLDETNPFRRTISEHGLGPDGWIFGLGVGLLAAGSLAIGVSLARKRLAGIFGSIALLGWSVGLFLTAWFEKHDWSVGPSLSGSIHRVGSFVAFLCLPLAAVIIARPWRHKERSKATLAAFGLGICSVLWVAGIGAVMLVGAGNGLPWYRVMPLGLVERGMAVTEVAALLALGVWAAAKRLEDVPAPAAQGRSVAMRSST; this is translated from the coding sequence GTGCATCAACCGGCGCGGTGGGGTCTCGGCGCGGCAGGCACGGGCAGCATGGTCATCCTGGGCCTCGACCTGACGAACCTCGACGAGACGAACCCGTTCAGAAGGACCATCAGCGAGCACGGCCTGGGCCCCGACGGATGGATATTCGGGCTCGGGGTGGGGCTGCTGGCGGCGGGTTCGCTGGCCATCGGCGTGTCGCTGGCGCGCAAGCGGCTGGCCGGGATCTTCGGCAGCATCGCGCTGCTGGGCTGGAGCGTCGGGCTGTTCCTCACGGCCTGGTTCGAGAAGCACGACTGGTCGGTCGGGCCGAGCCTGAGCGGCAGCATCCACCGGGTGGGCAGCTTCGTGGCCTTCCTCTGCCTGCCGCTGGCCGCCGTGATCATCGCCAGGCCGTGGCGGCACAAGGAGCGGTCGAAGGCCACGCTGGCGGCGTTCGGGCTGGGGATCTGCTCGGTGCTGTGGGTGGCCGGCATCGGCGCGGTGATGCTCGTCGGGGCCGGCAACGGGCTGCCGTGGTACCGCGTCATGCCGCTGGGGCTGGTGGAGCGGGGGATGGCCGTCACCGAGGTGGCGGCGCTGCTGGCGCTCGGCGTGTGGGCCGCGGCCAAGCGCCTGGAGGACGTGCCGGCGCCCGCCGCTCAGGGGCGCAGCGTGGCGATGAGGTCGTCCACGTAG